In Sphingobacterium sp. lm-10, one DNA window encodes the following:
- a CDS encoding mechanosensitive ion channel domain-containing protein, which yields MNRDYPDKKRRSRQVIIFILKIVVSGLLIWSEVQFEEFYALTPGSNRTRSFPSQMVVAAYTFLIPSIFFSIIRYAFIAIYNARNANRAVRGNFVLGMNRLTAVANAICAVIAMMIFFGINPLEFVTSLTIVAMAIAVTFRDYITNMISGLIIMFSDQLSIGDRIRVGNQQGRIIDITLANIVFQDEEDDMVMVPNNMVFTSTLTNHSAHPSSLFAVKFELPLHIALEVEQLENALRESLQAHPNLEAGEEMELKVVEIGKDFVKYRIDLHAVSNSNKLHRRLENEILKEVLKFEQDRTAAKSV from the coding sequence ATGAATAGGGATTATCCAGATAAGAAACGTCGATCCAGGCAGGTAATTATCTTCATTTTGAAGATCGTGGTGTCGGGACTATTAATTTGGAGCGAGGTGCAGTTCGAAGAGTTTTATGCTTTGACTCCGGGCTCGAATAGAACTAGAAGTTTTCCCTCGCAAATGGTGGTTGCGGCTTACACTTTTTTGATACCTAGTATCTTTTTCTCGATTATACGCTACGCCTTTATTGCGATCTACAATGCCCGAAATGCAAACCGGGCAGTGCGTGGTAATTTTGTGTTGGGGATGAACCGATTGACGGCCGTGGCCAATGCCATCTGTGCCGTTATTGCCATGATGATATTCTTCGGTATTAATCCGTTGGAGTTTGTCACCAGCTTAACCATTGTGGCGATGGCAATCGCGGTTACTTTCCGAGACTATATCACCAATATGATTAGTGGCTTGATTATTATGTTTTCCGACCAATTATCGATTGGAGATCGTATTCGTGTAGGCAATCAGCAAGGACGCATCATCGATATTACGTTGGCAAATATTGTTTTCCAAGATGAAGAAGACGATATGGTGATGGTACCCAACAACATGGTATTTACCTCTACGCTTACCAATCACTCCGCACATCCATCCAGTCTATTTGCCGTAAAATTTGAATTACCACTCCATATAGCACTCGAGGTAGAGCAATTGGAAAATGCGCTCCGAGAAAGTCTTCAAGCACATCCGAATTTGGAAGCTGGTGAAGAAATGGAATTAAAAGTGGTGGAGATCGGGAAGGACTTTGTAAAATATCGCATCGATCTGCATGCTGTCAGCAACAGCAATAAGTTACACAGACGATTGGAAAATGAAATTTTGAAAGAAGTGCTGAAGTTCGAACAAGATCGTACCGCTGCTAAGTCCGTCTAA
- a CDS encoding DPP IV N-terminal domain-containing protein — MKHFFIACLVCLATISYAQEKEKAQQKANYALAAKFSPEKLKNLIHSTSVTPNWINHSDRFWYEYSSPAGKNWYVVDPVAKRKSLLFDHNDLAAKITRIVRNPFDGQHLDLKDLRFTDDEKYIQFEVQSTKDTVKSKEEIAKLKNKSDTIKKKVFHLEYDLASGALREISDLTKEKRALSWASFNPDTTRVYFAKNYNLYWMDKSNYDKAVKDEKDSTIVEHQFTTDGVLNYAWGGDEYSVTTGGDKEEADKRKAVYLSWSPDGRHFVHTRKDGRHLSPLWVINNVGAKRPTLETYKYQMPGEVDSTETELYIFDAQTLSPRRVAVAAYKNQSIGIWRKDRDKSSYLGKRYIGYWHGNNDEFYISRSSRDLKRIDVLAVNINGNVRTLVEERSNVYQDIHKPYLVNDGKQFVHWSQRDGWGHLYLYDNQGNLQRQLTSGTYNVDDVQAYQSGNNSILFTANGKENGEDPYFLHYYSVSLNGGIPKLLNPGDFDHQITSSESGNYFVNNFSRVNTTPESNLYGANGRLIMKLEKADLSGLFAAGYQFPEPFKVKAGDGTTDLYGVMYKPFDFDSTKTYPLVEYVYPGPQTEAVNKSFGRSMDRIDRLAQMGFIVITVGNRGGHPARSQWYHTYGYGNLRDYGLEDKKVAAEQLADRHPFIDVNRVGITGHSGGGFMSTAAMLVYPDFFKVAVSGAGNHENNIYNRWWSERHHGVGEKISEKGDTTFTYDIDKNSALAKNLKGKLLIATGDIDNNVHPANSIRMAEALIKANKRFDFLLLPGQRHAFGDMTEYFFWKMADYFSQHLIGDSKMEEVDMVEMNREKPLRR; from the coding sequence ATGAAACATTTTTTTATTGCCTGTTTAGTTTGCCTGGCCACGATATCCTATGCTCAAGAGAAGGAAAAAGCGCAACAAAAGGCAAATTATGCACTGGCTGCTAAATTCTCGCCAGAGAAATTGAAAAATCTAATACACTCTACCAGTGTTACTCCCAATTGGATCAATCATTCAGATCGATTTTGGTATGAATACAGTTCGCCTGCAGGCAAAAACTGGTATGTAGTAGATCCCGTTGCCAAACGTAAATCATTATTGTTTGATCATAATGATTTGGCGGCAAAGATCACCCGTATCGTAAGAAATCCATTCGATGGTCAACACTTGGATTTAAAAGACTTGCGCTTTACAGATGATGAAAAGTATATTCAGTTTGAAGTTCAAAGCACAAAAGACACGGTGAAAAGCAAAGAGGAAATTGCGAAGCTTAAGAACAAATCCGACACGATCAAGAAGAAAGTATTTCATTTAGAATATGACCTGGCTTCGGGAGCGCTTCGGGAGATTAGTGACCTTACCAAAGAAAAGCGCGCGCTGTCTTGGGCTAGTTTCAATCCAGATACTACACGTGTTTATTTTGCCAAGAATTATAATTTGTATTGGATGGATAAGTCCAATTATGACAAGGCGGTAAAAGATGAAAAAGACAGTACCATCGTGGAGCATCAATTTACCACAGATGGTGTGTTGAATTATGCCTGGGGTGGTGATGAATACAGTGTCACCACAGGAGGAGACAAGGAAGAGGCCGACAAACGGAAAGCCGTTTACTTAAGTTGGTCGCCAGATGGTCGCCATTTTGTACACACCCGTAAAGATGGCCGTCATTTAAGTCCGCTATGGGTAATCAATAATGTGGGAGCGAAGCGTCCTACATTAGAAACATACAAATATCAAATGCCGGGTGAGGTAGACTCTACAGAAACAGAACTGTACATTTTTGATGCACAAACGCTGTCACCAAGGCGCGTAGCCGTTGCCGCTTACAAGAACCAGTCTATTGGAATATGGAGAAAAGACAGGGATAAAAGCAGTTACCTCGGAAAGCGCTATATCGGATATTGGCATGGTAATAATGACGAGTTTTATATCTCCCGCTCTAGTCGCGATCTAAAACGCATCGATGTATTGGCCGTAAATATCAATGGTAATGTGCGCACCTTGGTAGAGGAACGCTCGAATGTGTATCAGGACATCCACAAACCTTATCTGGTAAACGATGGTAAACAGTTTGTTCACTGGTCGCAACGCGACGGTTGGGGACATCTATACCTGTATGATAACCAGGGAAATCTACAGCGTCAATTGACTTCCGGAACGTATAATGTAGATGATGTACAAGCCTATCAATCGGGCAACAATTCCATCTTATTTACAGCAAATGGAAAAGAGAATGGAGAAGATCCTTATTTTCTACATTATTACAGCGTCAGCTTGAATGGGGGAATACCAAAATTATTAAATCCAGGCGATTTTGATCACCAAATTACCAGCAGTGAAAGTGGTAATTACTTTGTCAACAATTTCTCGCGGGTTAATACTACCCCAGAATCTAATTTGTACGGCGCAAATGGCCGATTGATCATGAAACTCGAAAAGGCAGATCTATCCGGATTATTTGCTGCCGGATACCAATTTCCAGAGCCATTCAAAGTGAAAGCCGGAGATGGCACCACGGATTTGTATGGCGTGATGTACAAGCCATTTGATTTTGATTCGACGAAGACCTATCCTTTGGTGGAGTATGTATATCCAGGCCCACAAACCGAAGCAGTAAATAAGTCCTTTGGTCGCAGCATGGATCGTATTGATCGCTTGGCACAAATGGGTTTTATTGTCATCACGGTGGGCAATCGGGGAGGGCATCCTGCACGGTCGCAGTGGTACCATACCTATGGATATGGTAACTTGCGTGATTACGGCTTGGAAGACAAGAAAGTAGCAGCAGAGCAGTTGGCAGATCGTCATCCCTTTATCGATGTTAATCGTGTCGGAATTACGGGTCATTCGGGTGGTGGCTTTATGTCTACCGCAGCCATGTTGGTATATCCTGATTTCTTTAAAGTAGCCGTATCTGGTGCAGGGAACCATGAAAACAATATTTATAATCGTTGGTGGAGCGAACGCCATCATGGCGTAGGAGAGAAGATCTCAGAAAAAGGAGATACCACCTTTACTTATGATATCGACAAAAACTCCGCATTGGCGAAAAACCTGAAAGGAAAATTGCTTATCGCCACCGGTGATATTGACAACAATGTGCATCCGGCAAATTCTATTCGCATGGCGGAGGCTTTGATTAAAGCCAACAAGCGTTTTGATTTCTTGCTGTTACCCGGTCAGCGGCATGCTTTCGGTGATATGACCGAGTATTTCTTCTGGAAAATGGCGGACTACTTCTCTCAACATCTTATCGGAGACTCTAAGATGGAAGAAGTAGATATGGTGGAGATGAATCGGGAAAAACCGTTGCGTCGCTAA
- a CDS encoding ATP-binding protein — MHFEESYTLKHDNPQKSAKTLDYTLFFLDSSGFVISYNGEIEKFLPEGIDKVHGLSFLELIGAEDTSAEMREQVIRELIVNGRSRRRIHLNNDQGAGAYSVGIATLRDGEEHICGFAMLIVPSVNMDDTVVVDMISEIKDYAIFRLNTEGNVENWNRGAERIKGYYADEIVGKNFSLFYTEEDRIAGMPSALLERARSKGSANTTGWRVRKDGGRFWGTVTITAIHDREGLVIGFSKVTRDLTDEHNAEISLSELHRQLIIKTHDVEQFTFAASHDLLSPAHSIISVSGLLRETLQEKLRDEDLYLFQAIEDSAGRIIQMLKTLLDHLKLDGNSAKESCNLTEIVDHVKMDLRVQILDTKAVITCSDLPVVNGHATFLYQLFQNLLSNALKFRREESIPEIQIEANDEGEHWLFRVIDNGIGIADKDRERIFTLFQRLHSEEVYTGSGIGLTTSQKIVELHGGEIWVESKFPEGSIILFTLSK; from the coding sequence ATGCATTTCGAAGAAAGCTATACCTTAAAACATGACAACCCGCAAAAGTCTGCAAAAACGTTAGACTATACTTTATTTTTTCTCGATTCTTCCGGATTTGTGATATCGTACAATGGAGAAATTGAAAAATTTCTTCCTGAAGGGATAGATAAAGTTCATGGATTGAGCTTTTTGGAGCTTATCGGTGCCGAAGACACCTCCGCAGAAATGCGGGAGCAAGTAATTAGAGAACTAATCGTAAACGGAAGAAGCAGAAGACGCATTCACTTAAATAATGATCAGGGGGCGGGAGCTTATTCTGTGGGGATAGCCACGCTCAGAGATGGTGAAGAACATATTTGTGGCTTTGCTATGTTGATTGTGCCTAGTGTTAATATGGATGATACGGTCGTGGTTGATATGATCAGTGAAATCAAAGATTACGCCATATTTCGATTAAATACCGAGGGCAATGTCGAAAATTGGAATCGTGGAGCTGAACGTATTAAAGGGTATTATGCTGATGAAATAGTAGGGAAGAATTTTTCTCTGTTTTATACAGAGGAAGATCGGATCGCCGGGATGCCTTCAGCGTTATTGGAACGGGCTAGAAGTAAAGGCAGTGCGAATACCACAGGCTGGAGAGTACGGAAAGACGGAGGGAGATTCTGGGGGACTGTTACCATCACCGCAATTCATGACAGGGAAGGCCTTGTTATCGGTTTTTCTAAAGTGACACGCGATCTCACCGATGAGCACAATGCTGAGATTTCCTTAAGTGAGTTACATCGTCAGTTGATCATTAAAACCCATGATGTCGAACAGTTTACTTTCGCGGCATCCCACGACCTCTTAAGCCCAGCACATTCAATTATCAGCGTTTCAGGTTTGCTTAGGGAAACCCTACAAGAAAAATTGCGAGATGAAGATCTATACCTCTTTCAGGCAATAGAGGATTCTGCGGGTAGGATCATACAGATGCTAAAAACCTTATTGGATCATTTAAAATTAGATGGCAATTCGGCAAAGGAAAGTTGTAACCTTACGGAAATTGTAGACCATGTAAAGATGGATTTGCGCGTACAAATTTTAGATACAAAGGCCGTTATTACTTGTAGTGATCTACCTGTTGTAAATGGGCATGCCACGTTTTTATATCAGCTGTTCCAAAATTTATTAAGCAACGCCCTTAAATTTCGTCGGGAGGAAAGTATTCCAGAAATCCAGATAGAGGCTAATGACGAGGGCGAACATTGGCTTTTTCGTGTCATTGACAATGGGATAGGTATTGCCGATAAAGATCGTGAAAGGATTTTTACTTTATTTCAGCGGCTTCATTCCGAGGAAGTGTATACCGGTAGTGGTATTGGGTTGACTACTAGCCAAAAAATAGTAGAGCTACACGGAGGGGAAATCTGGGTAGAATCAAAATTTCCAGAAGGTTCCATCATCTTATTTACATTATCCAAATGA
- the coaA gene encoding type I pantothenate kinase translates to MSSIQEQTFTNPFHTFTKEEWKNLNGKRSHNMAATDLDNLRALGEPLNIAEIEDIYFPLSSLIELHIRQYRSLHALNNEYFHREEKRLPFIIGIAGSVAVGKSTTARVLQKVLSLLPDKPRVDLVTTDGFLYPNAELIAKGILNRKGFPESYDTRLLLNFLSEMKSGNRTYKLPLYSHLVYDILPDEFQTIAQPDILIVEGINVLQVNSQKQAGNGVFVSDFFDLSIYVDAAEEDIVSWYIDRFESLRATAFQDANSYFHKYADMSPQESQEMASGIWNEINRPNLHENILPTRYRADLILTKDAQHFVKEVKVRRT, encoded by the coding sequence ATGTCTTCGATACAAGAGCAAACGTTTACCAATCCATTTCACACCTTCACCAAAGAGGAATGGAAAAATCTTAATGGCAAACGTTCACATAACATGGCCGCTACAGACCTGGATAACCTACGGGCGTTGGGCGAGCCATTAAACATTGCAGAGATCGAAGATATTTACTTTCCGCTATCTAGCCTTATCGAATTACATATTCGACAATATCGCTCGTTACATGCTTTAAACAACGAATACTTTCACCGCGAAGAAAAAAGACTGCCATTTATCATTGGCATTGCTGGTTCTGTAGCAGTCGGTAAAAGTACGACGGCCAGAGTGCTTCAGAAAGTACTATCGCTATTGCCAGATAAGCCCAGAGTAGATCTGGTAACCACGGATGGTTTTTTATATCCTAATGCGGAACTAATTGCAAAAGGAATACTGAATAGAAAAGGATTTCCAGAAAGTTATGATACACGCTTGCTATTGAACTTTCTTTCTGAAATGAAATCGGGCAATCGAACGTACAAGCTGCCCCTATATTCGCACCTCGTTTACGATATCTTACCCGATGAATTTCAAACTATTGCACAGCCAGACATCCTAATTGTAGAAGGCATTAATGTATTGCAAGTAAATTCCCAGAAACAGGCGGGAAATGGTGTGTTCGTATCTGATTTTTTTGACTTATCCATCTATGTAGATGCTGCTGAGGAAGATATTGTAAGTTGGTATATAGATCGTTTTGAATCGCTTCGTGCAACAGCTTTTCAGGATGCCAACTCCTATTTCCATAAGTACGCAGATATGTCACCTCAGGAAAGCCAGGAAATGGCCAGTGGAATCTGGAATGAGATTAATCGGCCCAACTTGCATGAAAACATTTTGCCGACCCGCTACCGTGCCGATCTAATCCTGACAAAAGATGCCCAGCATTTTGTGAAAGAGGTAAAGGTTAGACGGACTTAG
- a CDS encoding methylglyoxal synthase — protein MMKTIALVAHDGKKAEMVAFVKDHREALAKAHIIATGTTGTYVKQTGLEVELKLSGPKGGDAQIAALAAEGKVNGIIFFRDPLGKHPHEPDIQMLMRICDLYNVPLATNPATGGLILEGLLASV, from the coding sequence ATGATGAAAACAATCGCTCTAGTAGCACATGACGGGAAGAAAGCCGAGATGGTTGCCTTTGTAAAAGATCACAGAGAAGCGCTGGCTAAAGCTCATATCATAGCAACTGGTACTACCGGAACTTACGTTAAACAAACTGGACTGGAAGTAGAACTGAAACTAAGCGGTCCAAAAGGTGGTGATGCTCAGATAGCAGCATTAGCCGCTGAGGGTAAAGTCAATGGGATAATCTTCTTTCGTGATCCTTTAGGAAAACATCCACATGAACCAGATATTCAAATGCTTATGAGAATATGTGATCTATATAATGTACCTTTAGCTACCAATCCTGCCACTGGTGGGTTAATATTAGAGGGATTATTAGCTTCCGTTTAA
- a CDS encoding spore maturation protein has protein sequence MALNYVWVSFFLITFVVALIKLIGGDTEIFQHIVNSLFESAANGATISLGLVGMMTFALGIMKIGERGGMIAIFARIVGPFFHKLFPEIPKNHPALGSILMNFSANALGLDNAATPLGLKAMKELQELNPQKETASNAQIMFIVLNASSLTLLPISIMAYRQTAGAAQPSDIFLPILIATFFSTLAALILVAIYQRINLLNRTILAYLGGLSILVFGTLLYFNTLSQEQIGVLSRVVGNVTLFTIFVSFIALALFRKINVYDAFIEGAKEGFEVAVKIIPYLVAILVGIAVFRASGTMDYLVDGIAFLIASAGLDTGFVDALPVAFMKPLSGSGARGLMVELMATKGADDFASRVACVIQGSTETTFYVLAVYFGSVAIKNTRHALPCALLAELVGVIAAIVVSYIFFG, from the coding sequence ATGGCGCTTAATTACGTTTGGGTATCATTTTTTTTGATCACCTTTGTCGTGGCACTGATCAAGCTGATCGGTGGTGATACCGAGATTTTTCAGCACATCGTGAATTCCTTGTTTGAAAGTGCTGCAAACGGAGCGACAATCAGCTTAGGGCTGGTTGGCATGATGACCTTTGCTTTAGGCATCATGAAAATCGGCGAACGAGGTGGAATGATTGCTATTTTTGCACGCATCGTCGGCCCATTTTTCCATAAACTTTTTCCAGAAATCCCCAAGAATCACCCTGCATTGGGATCGATCTTGATGAATTTCTCTGCAAACGCTTTAGGACTTGACAATGCGGCTACGCCTTTAGGACTCAAAGCGATGAAAGAGTTACAAGAGCTTAACCCGCAAAAGGAGACGGCCTCGAATGCCCAAATCATGTTTATCGTGCTCAACGCTTCCAGCTTAACTCTTCTGCCGATCTCTATTATGGCATATAGACAAACAGCAGGAGCCGCACAGCCTTCAGACATCTTTTTGCCTATATTAATAGCCACTTTCTTCTCGACACTAGCGGCGTTGATTTTAGTCGCAATCTACCAGCGGATCAACCTGCTGAATAGAACCATATTAGCGTATTTGGGCGGTTTGTCGATTCTGGTATTTGGCACGTTGCTTTACTTTAATACGCTGAGCCAAGAGCAAATTGGCGTACTATCTCGTGTGGTGGGTAATGTCACCTTATTTACCATCTTCGTATCCTTTATCGCCTTAGCGTTATTTCGAAAAATAAATGTTTACGACGCTTTTATCGAGGGGGCCAAAGAGGGTTTTGAAGTGGCGGTAAAGATTATTCCTTATTTGGTGGCTATACTAGTAGGTATTGCTGTATTCCGAGCATCGGGTACCATGGATTATCTGGTAGATGGTATAGCATTTCTAATAGCCAGTGCAGGTTTAGATACAGGCTTTGTGGATGCGCTGCCGGTGGCATTTATGAAACCGCTAAGCGGCTCCGGTGCACGCGGTTTGATGGTAGAATTGATGGCTACCAAAGGAGCAGATGATTTTGCTTCCCGTGTAGCCTGTGTGATTCAAGGTTCTACAGAAACTACTTTTTACGTGTTAGCCGTATATTTTGGCTCCGTTGCTATAAAGAATACCCGACATGCTTTGCCTTGCGCTTTGCTCGCAGAATTAGTCGGAGTTATTGCAGCAATCGTCGTGTCTTACATATTTTTTGGATAA